In Novipirellula caenicola, one genomic interval encodes:
- a CDS encoding FAD-dependent oxidoreductase: protein MNRRCIALLGIGHTNAEIVRRWIDSPIPDCRLVCISKFPFTTYSGMLPGTLANQFAIDEMQIALAPLAERAGAELILDECTGLDVDARELRFANQPPLPFDALSIGIGSMPAGWDQHESPNLVPVKPMQTFIERLSQQLVACRDSSDRVPKIVVVGGGVAGVEIAFCLHTRMQQLFPNHRVSIEIVTSGDQIADGMSRRSIQQLRRLLSARMIDVTTDFQVDNVSEDEVIDDRGKRRRADVAIWATGAAAPPLLGALNLPTDDRGFLLTENTLRTVCGAPIFAVGDSGTIEGDPTPKAGVFAVRQAPLLWKNLEATLQRTALTRYTPQKEFLRILNTGDGKSLLQYKGHSFHARWCWQLKWWIDKRFIQQYQV from the coding sequence TTGAATCGTCGCTGCATCGCATTACTTGGGATTGGACACACAAACGCCGAGATCGTTCGTCGCTGGATCGATTCGCCGATCCCCGATTGTCGTCTTGTGTGTATCTCTAAATTTCCGTTCACCACCTATTCGGGAATGTTACCGGGAACGCTGGCGAATCAATTTGCAATCGACGAAATGCAAATCGCCCTCGCTCCGCTGGCCGAGCGAGCGGGAGCGGAATTGATCTTGGACGAATGCACCGGACTTGACGTGGACGCTCGAGAGCTGCGTTTTGCCAATCAACCACCGTTGCCGTTTGACGCACTCTCGATCGGAATTGGATCGATGCCCGCAGGTTGGGACCAGCACGAGTCGCCAAACCTTGTTCCTGTTAAACCGATGCAAACGTTTATTGAACGGCTCAGCCAGCAACTCGTTGCGTGCCGTGATTCGTCCGATCGCGTGCCGAAGATCGTTGTGGTCGGTGGTGGCGTTGCCGGAGTCGAGATCGCGTTTTGCCTTCACACGCGAATGCAACAATTGTTTCCCAACCATCGCGTTTCGATCGAGATTGTGACCAGCGGGGACCAGATCGCTGACGGGATGAGCCGCCGAAGCATCCAGCAACTGCGTCGGTTATTGTCAGCGCGAATGATCGACGTGACCACTGATTTTCAAGTCGACAACGTCAGTGAAGACGAGGTGATTGACGACCGTGGTAAGCGCCGCCGGGCTGACGTGGCGATTTGGGCAACCGGCGCCGCGGCACCCCCGTTGCTCGGAGCGTTGAACCTGCCGACCGATGACCGTGGTTTTCTGTTGACCGAGAACACGCTGCGGACGGTATGCGGGGCGCCTATCTTCGCCGTCGGCGATAGTGGGACGATCGAGGGTGATCCCACGCCCAAAGCCGGTGTGTTTGCGGTTCGCCAAGCGCCACTGTTATGGAAAAATTTGGAGGCGACTCTCCAACGCACGGCGCTCACCCGCTACACACCGCAAAAAGAGTTTTTGAGAATCTTGAATACCGGCGATGGAAAATCGCTGCTGCAATACAAAGGCCACAGCTTTCACGCCCGTTGGTGTTGGCAGCTCAAGTGGTGGATTGACAAACGGTTTATCCAACAATATCAGGTTTAA
- the ispG gene encoding (E)-4-hydroxy-3-methylbut-2-enyl-diphosphate synthase, giving the protein MTIQRNPTRSVQIGSITIGDNHPIAVQSMTATKTQDIDATVAQAEALRERGAGVVRIAVDSDKDAEALAEIRKQTTANLAVDLQENFRLAEKVAPYVDKIRYNPGHLYHHQRDKPWQDKVRFIIDQAKQHDCAIRIGVNCGSMDPAKKEKYDPADSITPMIESAREHCELVDSLDFTRYVVSLKDSDPRKVIEVNKRFAELRPDVPLHLGVTEAGMPPDGIVKTRIAFEQLIGKGIGDTVRVSLTLPNDRKPEEIDAGHSIVQDIYSGRVRSVVVFDDSSLNIISCPSCSRVENEAFIELAASVKEMTEYAKNHAITIAVMGCRVNGPGETDDADLGLWCGPAKVNLKRGTEALGAFGYDEILPKLKQELDELIARKG; this is encoded by the coding sequence ATGACGATTCAACGTAACCCCACCCGCAGCGTCCAGATCGGCTCGATCACCATCGGCGACAACCATCCGATTGCCGTGCAAAGCATGACGGCGACCAAAACCCAAGACATCGACGCAACGGTCGCTCAAGCCGAAGCGCTTCGCGAACGGGGCGCCGGCGTGGTTCGCATCGCGGTGGATAGCGACAAGGATGCCGAGGCGTTGGCGGAAATTCGCAAGCAAACGACCGCGAATCTAGCGGTCGACTTGCAAGAAAACTTTCGCTTGGCCGAAAAGGTGGCGCCGTACGTTGACAAAATTCGCTACAACCCCGGCCATTTGTATCACCACCAACGTGACAAACCTTGGCAAGACAAGGTGCGGTTCATCATCGACCAAGCCAAACAGCACGATTGTGCGATCCGCATCGGCGTGAACTGCGGCAGCATGGATCCTGCCAAAAAAGAGAAGTACGATCCTGCGGATTCGATCACTCCGATGATCGAATCGGCTCGAGAGCATTGTGAGTTGGTCGATTCGCTCGACTTCACCCGCTATGTCGTTTCGCTCAAAGATAGCGATCCACGTAAAGTGATCGAGGTCAACAAGCGGTTTGCAGAACTGCGGCCCGATGTGCCGCTACACCTCGGGGTGACCGAAGCCGGCATGCCGCCCGATGGAATCGTGAAAACTCGAATTGCGTTCGAGCAATTGATCGGCAAGGGGATCGGGGACACGGTTCGCGTTTCGCTGACGCTGCCGAACGATCGCAAACCCGAAGAAATCGACGCAGGCCATTCGATCGTCCAAGACATCTACAGCGGCCGGGTACGCAGTGTCGTGGTGTTTGACGATTCGTCGCTGAACATCATCAGTTGCCCGAGTTGTTCGCGAGTCGAAAACGAAGCGTTCATTGAACTGGCCGCCAGTGTCAAAGAAATGACTGAATATGCCAAGAACCACGCGATCACCATCGCGGTGATGGGATGCCGGGTGAACGGGCCGGGCGAAACCGATGACGCTGATCTCGGACTATGGTGCGGCCCGGCAAAGGTCAATTTGAAACGGGGCACCGAAGCGCTCGGCGCGTTTGGTTATGACGAGATCTTGCCCAAGCTGAAGCAAGAACTCGACGAACTGATCGCCCGCAAAGGCTAA
- a CDS encoding GTPase family protein: protein MNWIRGISLRFVVLFVLWTLPVACYVAIGAFAIYQTGWFYKIVWLLPGMWGTAWLIGKIWKPPKVHRSFSGKPLSAPDFWTPLDSSAIQIVEEYRREVQNIDSETIMDFNRYIRDAQILAERLAKHYHNRTRDEFFHPLTLVEILAVIHLAAEDLEQWVLESIPGSDLATIGQIKRLPKVVNALDVVQKVVYVGSAVLNPAKMLAYPLWRKSANVTVELQNELIRGFYQRFLRQLGYYLIEMYSGRLRSGSRLYRSKFSEMADVAHEFDRGDTSIDDLADLSTTIAVMGQVNAGKSSLVNSLLHNQVAVTNVLPETRSVTRHQYTVPGSNNQVTLLDTPGYDEADVSRYQLAEIQKAAKTADIILLVMAANSSARDADRQMLDEVAAVYEQDRKLKPPAVIVVLTHIDLLRPVREWDPPYDWRQPHALKEESMASAVQYARELFGDKVSGYACVYTGTEHPIDSGTLDDVVSQMVAHLDHGHGAAILKAFYRKLSDDRFKTLKNQVFRLLKTVR, encoded by the coding sequence ATGAATTGGATCCGTGGGATCAGTTTGCGGTTTGTCGTGCTGTTCGTTCTGTGGACGCTGCCGGTGGCGTGTTATGTCGCCATCGGGGCGTTTGCCATTTACCAGACCGGTTGGTTCTACAAAATCGTGTGGCTGTTGCCGGGGATGTGGGGAACAGCGTGGTTGATCGGAAAGATTTGGAAACCGCCCAAGGTACACCGATCTTTTTCAGGCAAACCGTTGTCGGCACCCGATTTCTGGACGCCGCTCGATAGCTCGGCGATCCAAATCGTCGAAGAATATCGGCGCGAAGTCCAAAACATCGATTCCGAAACGATCATGGATTTCAATCGCTACATTCGCGATGCCCAGATCCTCGCCGAGCGATTAGCTAAACATTACCACAACCGCACCCGCGACGAGTTTTTCCATCCGCTGACTTTGGTGGAAATCTTGGCGGTGATTCACTTGGCCGCTGAAGACCTTGAACAATGGGTGCTCGAGTCGATCCCCGGCAGCGATTTGGCAACGATCGGCCAAATCAAGCGGTTGCCCAAAGTGGTCAACGCGCTGGATGTCGTCCAAAAGGTGGTCTACGTTGGTTCCGCAGTACTGAATCCCGCCAAAATGTTGGCCTATCCGCTGTGGCGAAAATCCGCGAACGTCACCGTTGAACTTCAAAACGAATTGATTCGCGGTTTCTATCAACGGTTCCTGCGACAACTCGGCTATTACTTGATCGAAATGTACAGCGGCCGATTGCGGAGCGGATCGCGGTTGTATCGATCGAAATTCTCGGAAATGGCCGACGTCGCTCATGAGTTTGATCGAGGCGATACTTCGATCGATGATCTGGCCGATCTGTCGACCACGATTGCAGTGATGGGACAAGTCAATGCGGGGAAGTCAAGCTTGGTCAACTCGCTACTGCATAACCAAGTCGCCGTGACCAACGTGCTTCCGGAAACACGCAGCGTGACTCGGCATCAATACACAGTCCCGGGATCCAATAATCAGGTCACGCTACTCGATACACCTGGGTACGATGAAGCGGATGTCAGTCGCTACCAATTGGCCGAAATTCAAAAGGCGGCAAAAACCGCGGACATCATCTTGCTGGTGATGGCAGCCAATTCATCGGCGCGAGACGCCGATCGGCAAATGCTAGACGAAGTGGCTGCGGTCTATGAACAAGACCGCAAATTGAAACCTCCGGCCGTCATTGTGGTGCTGACTCACATCGATCTATTGCGACCCGTTCGGGAATGGGACCCGCCCTATGATTGGCGACAACCCCACGCCCTGAAAGAAGAATCGATGGCGTCGGCGGTTCAGTACGCACGTGAATTGTTTGGCGATAAAGTCTCTGGTTATGCGTGTGTTTACACCGGAACCGAGCATCCGATTGACTCGGGGACACTCGATGATGTGGTTTCACAAATGGTCGCACACCTGGACCATGGACACGGCGCGGCGATCCTCAAAGCATTTTACCGAAAATTGAGCGACGACCGCTTTAAAACGCTCAAGAACCAAGTGTTTCGCTTGCTAAAAACGGTCCGCTAA
- a CDS encoding Gfo/Idh/MocA family oxidoreductase, whose translation MQLNRRQTLIAGLAAGVTTAIAPQTLRAANANDEINVGFISCGGRAGGLMSQFAKVPGVNIAGLCDVDSKRLGLAKERFPKAQGWTDLRDLIASDSIDAVVIATCNHWHCLAAIWAMEAGKDVYVEKPLSHSQWEGRQTVAAARKYNRICQLGTQQRSDPMQAEIKKFLHEEKALGEITSARVNRYGIRPSIGKRDTPLEIDKNVAYDLWLGPAQDEPIYRKALHYDWHWVWNTGSGEMGNWGVHVLDDCRNNVFQDSVALPTRVIGGGGRVALNDAGETPNVHFAYFDTGSIPVVIGLSNLPSAPGAKSSPKHPGPSSGYIAYCEGGRYEGQRGCGVAYDDQGKKIKEFKGNSGDVLHQTNFIDAVRSRDRASLNAEVELGNDSTGWCNLANIAFRSGENFSNSAASQLDSPLWKSLLEEMETHLSAHGISMESDEIKLSPMLELDPKTEQFVGEHAEAGNALLKRQYRTGYEVPELV comes from the coding sequence ATGCAACTCAATCGACGCCAAACCTTGATTGCCGGACTCGCCGCCGGAGTCACCACCGCCATCGCGCCCCAAACCCTTCGCGCCGCCAACGCAAACGACGAAATCAATGTCGGTTTCATCTCCTGTGGCGGCCGCGCCGGTGGCTTGATGAGCCAATTCGCCAAAGTGCCCGGGGTCAACATCGCCGGACTTTGTGATGTCGATTCCAAGCGACTCGGACTGGCCAAAGAACGGTTCCCCAAAGCCCAAGGCTGGACCGATCTTCGAGATCTGATCGCCAGCGATTCGATCGACGCTGTTGTCATTGCCACCTGTAACCACTGGCACTGCTTGGCCGCAATCTGGGCCATGGAAGCGGGCAAGGACGTGTATGTCGAGAAACCCTTGTCGCACAGCCAATGGGAAGGTCGCCAAACCGTCGCCGCGGCACGAAAGTACAATCGCATCTGCCAACTCGGAACCCAACAACGTTCGGATCCGATGCAGGCAGAGATCAAAAAATTCTTGCACGAAGAAAAAGCACTTGGCGAAATCACGTCCGCTCGAGTGAACCGCTACGGCATCCGCCCGTCGATCGGCAAACGTGACACGCCTTTGGAAATCGACAAGAACGTCGCTTACGATTTGTGGCTCGGCCCCGCACAAGATGAACCGATCTATCGCAAGGCCTTGCATTACGATTGGCACTGGGTGTGGAACACTGGATCTGGCGAAATGGGCAACTGGGGCGTCCACGTGCTGGACGATTGTCGCAACAACGTCTTCCAAGACTCCGTCGCGCTGCCCACACGCGTCATCGGTGGCGGTGGACGAGTCGCGCTGAACGACGCGGGCGAAACCCCCAACGTGCACTTCGCCTACTTTGATACCGGATCGATTCCCGTCGTGATCGGGTTATCGAACCTGCCCTCGGCACCAGGAGCCAAGAGCAGTCCGAAACACCCGGGCCCCAGCAGCGGGTACATCGCCTATTGCGAAGGCGGTCGCTACGAAGGCCAACGTGGCTGCGGAGTCGCCTACGATGATCAAGGCAAAAAGATCAAGGAATTCAAAGGCAATTCGGGTGATGTGCTGCATCAAACCAACTTTATCGATGCCGTCCGCTCACGCGATCGCGCTTCGCTGAACGCAGAAGTTGAACTCGGCAACGACAGCACCGGTTGGTGTAACCTTGCCAACATTGCCTTCCGCTCGGGGGAAAACTTCTCCAATTCGGCAGCGTCGCAGTTGGATTCGCCGTTGTGGAAATCGCTGCTCGAAGAGATGGAAACGCACTTGTCCGCTCACGGCATTTCGATGGAAAGTGATGAAATCAAACTCAGCCCGATGCTGGAATTGGATCCCAAAACCGAGCAATTCGTGGGCGAACATGCCGAAGCCGGTAACGCACTGCTGAAACGGCAATACCGAACCGGTTACGAAGTTCCCGAGTTGGTGTAG
- a CDS encoding serine/threonine-protein kinase → MEPSLRIFDEETGNPKALRIGSRLDKYRIVSRLGEGGFATVYAAHDTIEDRRVALKIPDTRYVANTQSVDDLKREVRIMAKLRHPGILELKDARFVEGHFVMVFPLGEQTLADRLSRRLARATAIDYSLQMIDAVAHAHQQRVLHRDIKPDNFILFPNQTIRLTDFGLARIQRNGKHVSASGTLGYMAPEQAMGHPGFRSDVFSLGLVLYRMLSGELPDYPFEAPLPGYQKLRRGLSADFVSLIRKAIDPVPNRRFRDAIAMQNAVSRIRYPLSDRSISQLGRTETTSRISQRRAG, encoded by the coding sequence ATGGAACCTTCCTTGAGAATTTTCGACGAAGAAACGGGGAACCCCAAAGCGCTGCGAATCGGCAGCCGGTTGGACAAATACCGGATTGTCAGCCGCTTGGGCGAAGGAGGATTCGCGACCGTTTACGCCGCTCATGACACGATCGAAGACCGCCGGGTGGCGCTAAAGATCCCTGACACTCGCTATGTCGCCAACACCCAATCGGTGGACGACCTGAAACGCGAAGTGCGAATCATGGCCAAACTGCGGCACCCCGGAATCTTGGAACTCAAGGACGCTCGGTTCGTCGAAGGCCATTTCGTGATGGTCTTTCCGCTGGGAGAACAAACGTTGGCCGATCGGCTCAGTCGCCGCTTGGCTCGCGCCACCGCGATCGATTATTCACTGCAGATGATCGATGCCGTCGCTCACGCCCATCAACAACGTGTCCTGCACCGCGACATCAAACCCGATAACTTCATTCTGTTTCCGAACCAAACGATTCGTTTAACCGATTTTGGCTTGGCCCGAATTCAACGCAACGGCAAACACGTGTCGGCATCGGGCACGCTAGGCTACATGGCTCCCGAACAAGCGATGGGACATCCCGGGTTTCGCAGCGATGTGTTTTCACTCGGTTTGGTTCTGTACCGCATGCTATCGGGCGAACTGCCCGACTATCCATTCGAAGCCCCGTTGCCAGGTTACCAAAAGCTTCGCCGCGGATTGTCCGCTGATTTTGTGTCCCTGATTCGCAAGGCCATCGATCCGGTCCCTAATCGACGTTTTCGTGACGCGATCGCGATGCAAAACGCAGTCAGCCGGATTCGCTATCCGCTGAGCGACCGCAGCATCAGTCAACTCGGACGAACCGAGACGACGTCGCGAATCAGCCAACGCCGCGCGGGTTGA
- a CDS encoding YcjF family protein, with product MALARWNWRSGRPEDDADYEKQIQEIRDKTPVPTIWLFGKTGSGKSSVVRFLTGAEDATIGEGYRPETKTSRRFDFPDSLEPLLSFFDTRGLAEANYDPSDDIAAFADSTQLMIVTVRIGDHALHRVIEPLRRIRKASPHRPIMLVLTCLHEVIGGIDLSDGPDPFTDPAELDGDDQRPSVPDPLPDLIQEKVNQFAGLHDAVIPVDLTQLEDGFADPNFGGDRLKHAILEQLPHAYRQAILTLNDSKTDNASSRQRRARWQVLASSALAGTAGAVPVPWVDIPIVLGIQTHLAMKLAKIYDQEITPARWAVLSSAAGTRVAVRLGMRGILKFIPWVGIAAGAATSFAFTYALGMSWDWYFADLRQGHVPSSEQLKEIFAEELKRGHELWRAK from the coding sequence ATGGCATTGGCACGATGGAATTGGCGTAGCGGACGTCCTGAAGATGACGCGGACTACGAAAAACAAATTCAAGAGATTCGTGACAAGACACCGGTGCCCACTATTTGGCTGTTTGGGAAAACGGGAAGCGGAAAAAGTTCGGTCGTTCGGTTTTTGACCGGCGCCGAAGACGCGACGATCGGCGAAGGCTATCGGCCCGAAACGAAGACCTCGCGGCGGTTCGATTTTCCGGATTCGCTCGAACCGCTGCTTTCGTTTTTTGACACCCGGGGGCTCGCCGAAGCCAATTACGATCCCAGCGACGATATCGCAGCGTTCGCCGATTCGACTCAACTGATGATTGTCACCGTCCGAATCGGCGACCATGCGCTGCATCGTGTGATCGAACCGCTGCGGCGGATTCGAAAAGCGTCACCGCATCGACCGATCATGTTGGTGCTGACCTGTTTGCACGAAGTGATCGGCGGGATCGATTTGTCCGACGGGCCCGATCCTTTTACGGATCCCGCCGAGTTGGACGGCGATGATCAGCGCCCATCGGTTCCCGATCCGTTGCCCGATTTGATCCAAGAAAAAGTCAACCAGTTTGCGGGATTACATGACGCCGTGATCCCCGTTGATCTGACCCAATTGGAAGACGGATTTGCGGATCCTAATTTCGGTGGCGACCGGCTGAAACATGCGATCTTGGAACAATTGCCGCATGCGTATCGCCAAGCGATTTTGACACTCAACGACTCCAAGACCGACAATGCCTCGTCGCGGCAACGACGCGCACGGTGGCAGGTGTTGGCGTCCAGCGCTTTAGCCGGAACCGCGGGAGCCGTTCCGGTGCCATGGGTTGATATCCCCATCGTCTTGGGCATCCAAACGCATTTGGCAATGAAGCTTGCCAAAATTTACGATCAAGAGATCACACCAGCGCGTTGGGCGGTGCTCAGCAGTGCCGCAGGCACCCGTGTGGCTGTGCGTTTGGGCATGCGAGGCATTTTGAAATTTATCCCTTGGGTCGGAATCGCCGCCGGCGCCGCCACTTCCTTCGCGTTTACCTATGCGCTGGGCATGTCGTGGGATTGGTATTTTGCCGATTTGCGGCAGGGACACGTGCCCAGTTCCGAGCAGCTTAAGGAGATCTTTGCCGAAGAACTCAAACGCGGCCATGAACTGTGGAGAGCCAAATGA
- a CDS encoding patatin-like phospholipase family protein, producing MLKEILQSSQLCCGLNDAHAQQVIDACRLVAYQSGDVIFSEDDPGDSMFIVVKGRVKIETAASAGAVRFIDHLDVGEHFGEIAMLTGGRRAVMMTAVMDCELLELKQDAFQQLILTVPGLAANACRTLGFRLRREAHGQQRRSRPRVIGIVNQHTGTMFFASRFATALAAEGDQVCVIAEEAIHSAEAGTSSFQNSRIPANLAGQEKSEWIRKYVLDHQRREDATLVNLSPKLSIETFAAILPQCEQVWWLVTPDDLGHATYRLHTLLKAQPALASRIHWMWMTDDTQQPPHAPAIASSLAQPDFKISLDTTPQLASRQQRQSLSRLIRHVHGTRIGLALGGGAARGLAHLGVLKALEREGIYFDLISGTSAGALIALPYAFGWELERAIETFKEDLTPSWFFRYLPRGNQWYMASKFWTGGWEPMLRRHFADVQLQQLQIPLSTVAVDLISGRQVIRDRGDAVDAVLESINLPKISRPILRDGMALVDGGIFNNVPADLLLDRGADLVVGVDVAAKLTPQFAGNTPSTPTEQMRRPGRLETLMRVNEVQDHEITALRTKSVDLMIAVDTSAFDFADFTQARQLAAIGEIAAEKMVPQFRQLLAEQKESESVGASRFTCELPARSVAG from the coding sequence ATGCTAAAAGAAATCTTGCAATCGAGCCAACTATGCTGCGGACTGAATGATGCTCACGCTCAGCAGGTCATTGATGCCTGCCGATTGGTTGCGTACCAGAGCGGTGACGTCATCTTCTCGGAAGACGATCCGGGCGACAGCATGTTTATTGTGGTCAAAGGACGAGTCAAAATCGAAACGGCAGCGTCGGCCGGTGCGGTGCGTTTTATCGACCATTTGGATGTGGGTGAACATTTTGGCGAGATCGCGATGCTGACCGGCGGTCGCCGCGCGGTGATGATGACCGCGGTGATGGATTGCGAATTACTCGAATTGAAACAGGATGCGTTTCAGCAATTGATTTTGACGGTCCCGGGATTGGCGGCGAACGCTTGTCGCACGCTTGGTTTTCGGCTGCGTCGCGAGGCACACGGACAACAACGACGCAGCCGTCCACGGGTGATCGGAATCGTTAACCAGCATACGGGCACGATGTTCTTTGCGTCTCGGTTCGCCACGGCGTTGGCGGCCGAAGGCGACCAAGTATGTGTGATTGCCGAGGAAGCGATTCATTCGGCGGAGGCAGGAACATCGTCGTTTCAAAACAGCCGTATTCCAGCCAACTTAGCGGGGCAGGAAAAATCGGAGTGGATTCGCAAGTACGTGCTCGACCACCAACGCCGTGAAGACGCCACGCTCGTCAATCTTTCGCCCAAGCTATCGATCGAAACGTTCGCAGCGATCCTGCCTCAGTGCGAACAAGTGTGGTGGTTGGTCACACCCGATGACCTGGGACATGCAACCTATCGGCTGCATACCTTGTTAAAGGCTCAGCCGGCACTTGCATCGCGAATCCACTGGATGTGGATGACCGACGATACGCAACAACCACCTCATGCTCCCGCGATCGCCAGTTCGTTGGCGCAGCCGGACTTTAAGATCAGCCTCGACACCACACCGCAACTTGCATCGCGCCAGCAGCGACAAAGTTTGTCGCGACTTATCCGTCACGTTCACGGCACGCGGATAGGCTTGGCGTTAGGGGGCGGGGCGGCGCGAGGATTGGCACATCTAGGAGTCCTGAAGGCACTGGAGCGTGAAGGCATCTATTTTGATTTGATTTCGGGTACCAGCGCCGGTGCATTGATCGCGCTACCTTATGCGTTCGGCTGGGAACTCGAACGTGCGATCGAGACGTTCAAGGAGGATTTGACGCCCAGTTGGTTCTTCCGATACCTGCCACGAGGGAACCAGTGGTATATGGCAAGCAAGTTTTGGACTGGCGGATGGGAACCGATGCTCCGCCGCCACTTTGCGGACGTCCAATTGCAGCAGCTGCAAATCCCCCTTAGCACCGTCGCGGTCGACTTGATCAGCGGGCGTCAAGTCATCCGTGATCGAGGCGATGCGGTCGATGCGGTGCTCGAAAGTATTAACCTACCCAAGATCTCGCGTCCAATTTTGCGTGACGGTATGGCGTTGGTCGATGGAGGCATCTTCAACAATGTGCCAGCGGATTTGTTGTTGGACCGCGGAGCCGATCTTGTCGTTGGCGTTGATGTCGCAGCAAAATTAACTCCGCAATTTGCCGGCAACACGCCATCCACCCCGACCGAACAAATGCGGCGACCGGGACGCTTGGAAACGCTGATGCGAGTCAACGAAGTTCAAGATCACGAGATAACCGCCTTGCGTACCAAATCGGTTGACCTAATGATCGCCGTGGATACGTCGGCGTTTGATTTTGCCGATTTCACTCAGGCACGCCAATTGGCAGCGATTGGAGAAATCGCGGCGGAGAAAATGGTGCCGCAGTTTCGTCAACTGCTAGCCGAGCAAAAGGAATCCGAATCGGTGGGAGCGTCGCGTTTCACTTGCGAATTGCCCGCCCGAAGTGTGGCCGGCTAA